The following proteins come from a genomic window of Nothobranchius furzeri strain GRZ-AD chromosome 1, NfurGRZ-RIMD1, whole genome shotgun sequence:
- the LOC129160701 gene encoding L-threonyl-[L-threonyl-carrier protein] 4-chlorinase-like: MAELQQSYNQQGFLSPLSVLNEMELREARDAFAKLEDEFGKEYTQYSLHNVHLQYPWVMSLTKHPRILQVIQDVLGLDVLLLDSRFICKYPILKPANILENEGSPTKSDGENGLPYVAWQQDMRYWGIAGGPVLSVWLALDDSQKENGALQVIPGSHCSGMLPHRQATRSGNMLSVNQEIPEELVQVEETVFCPLKAG; this comes from the exons ATGGCTGAACTCCAGCAGAGCTACAACCAGCAGGGTTTCCTGTCTCCTCTGTCCGTGCTGAATGAGATGGAGCTGAGGGAAGCCAGAGACGCCTTTGCTAAGCTGGAGGATGAATTTG GTAAAGAGTACACTCAGTACAGCCTCCACAACGTTCACCTCCAGTATCCCTGGGTGATGAGCCTGACCAAACATCCCCGTATCCTGCAAGTGATCCAAGATGTCCTGGGCCTAGACGTCCTCCTGCTGGACTCTCGTTTCATCTGTAAATACCCGATTCTCAAACCAGCCAACATCCTGGAGAATGAAGGAAGTCCGACCAAGTCTGATGGGGAGAACGGTCTTCCTTACGTCGCCTGGCAACAGGATATGAG GTATTGGGGAATTGCTGGTGGTCCGGTCCTCTCTGTGTGGCTCGCTCTTGATGACTCACAGAAGGAAAACGGAGCCCTTCAGGTTATTCCAG GAAGCCACTGCTCTGGCATGCTACCCCATCGCCAAGCCACCCGCTCTGGAAACATGCTGTCGGTCAACCAGGAGATCCCAGAGGagctggttcaggtggaggagacTGTGTTCTGTCCTCTGAAAGCTGGATAG
- the LOC139070354 gene encoding cis-aconitate decarboxylase-like, giving the protein MYAPDHISSVYGRRGIRLSPTLAAFVNGVATHSMDFDDTWHPATHPSGAVLPALFALSDMMPANSKPSGLDFLLAFNVGIEIQGRLMRFSNEARSIPKRSVPHSTSQA; this is encoded by the exons ATGTATGCTCCGGATCACATCAGCTCTGTGTACGGACGCAGAGGGATCAGACTCTCCCCAACACTGGCAGCTTTCGTTAATGGAGTAGCG ACTCATTCCATGGACTTTGACGACACGTGGCATCCAGCCACTCATCCCTCAGGAGCTGTTCTCCCAGCTTTGTTTGCTCTCAGTGACATGATGCCGGCTAACAGCAAACCAAGCGGTCTGGACTTCTTACTGGCCTTCAATGTCGGCATTGAGATCCAGGGCCGTCTGATGAGGTTCTCTAATGAAGCACGCAGCATTCCCAAGAGGTCAGTGCCTCACAGCACAAGTCAAGCTTGA
- the LOC129156268 gene encoding cis-aconitate decarboxylase-like: MANAATQSKPLHIGNASRLGLEAALLASRGLEASPLVLDAVPGVAGFSAFYEDYVPQPLESPDGGGHVFLLEEQDMAFKRFPAHLGMHWVADAAAAVHELLVGHGLGQVSPHQVQDILLRVPQSKYINRPFPESEHEARHSFQFNACSALLDGEVTVQSFSPPAMSRPELHFLLSRVRMEHPEDNPANFNRMYGEVQVTLVGGDILKGRCDTFYGHWRNPLTNESLSKKFRTNAEVVLPSEKVERLVEVVEEMDRLDDCGALLSQLQ; encoded by the coding sequence ATGGCTAATGCTGCCACTCAGTCCAAGCCCCTTCACATCGGCAACGCCTCTCGTTTGGGGCTTGAAGCTGCTCTGCTGGCCTCCAGAGGCCTAGAGGCCAGTCCTCTGGTCTTGGATGCTGTTCCAGGAGTGGCGGGCTTCAGCGCCTTTTATGAAGATTATGTTCCTCAGCCTTTAGAGTCACCTGATGGTGGTGGACATGTGTTCCTGTTAGAGGAGCAGGACATGGCTTTTAAGCGTTTTCCTGCCCATCTGGGGATGCACTGGGTGGCTGATGCTGCAGCTGCGGTCCATGAGCTCCTTGTGGGACATGGTCTAGGACAGGTGTCCCCACATCAGGTCCAGGACATCCTGCTCAGGGTCCCCCAGTCTAAATACATCAACAGGCCTTTTCCCGAGTCAGAGCACGAGGCACGCCACTCCTTCCAGTTTAacgcctgcagcgctctgctggACGGTGAGGTGACCGTGCAGTCCTTCAGCCCGCCCGCCATGAGCCGCCCAGAGCTGCACTTCCTGCTAAGCCGTGTTCGCATGGAGCATCCTGAGGACAACCCCGCCAATTTCAACCGCATGTACGGAGAAGTCCAGGTGACTCTAGTTGGAGGAGACATCCTGAAGGGCCGCTGTGACACCTTCTACGGCCACTGGCGCAACCCGCTGACAAACGAGAGCCTGAGCAAGAAGTTCAGAACCAACGCAGAGGTGGTGCTTCCATCAGAGAAGGTGGAGcggctggtggaggtggtggaggagatgGACAGGCTGGATGATTGTGGAGCTCTTCTCTCACAGCTGCAGTGA